Genomic window (Macrobrachium nipponense isolate FS-2020 chromosome 35, ASM1510439v2, whole genome shotgun sequence):
TTCTATGGTGGATAAGTttaaaatgacgatgtcgaaTATACAGCTCGTGTACggactactatgaaattcaggcctCGTAACACGTTTTTTGGATTTGCTCCTTATCAAAAGCATAGATGTTGacatatgtacattttacaactacacacaaattttgtcagcattatcaataacctaaacctgatagttttaatttttatagagtaaaaatgatctagccgacgccatggccaatgattgcgagccaagagtcgaaaaacattcattacgtaagcaaggtaaatatCGTTTTATGAAATGTTGCCCCCACCCCATTCCACCAGTCCACCAGGACAGAAagccattcaccttattccatcgggtCTGAagcccatagtagtcaagaatggctaacaggatttggaattgtccccgtttttgcaaaactgcatttttcttacgacttgcaactttagacagtcaagagaaagcccgtggccatacttattATAGCCTGAATAggaaattattcagtttctagtttaaatccaatgtttatggtctgatttgtatttagcgtaacgtgattataatacttgtgaTGTCaatcaggattttgaacatttccattaactattcactatgccaccaagagagagagagaaagagagagattgtatataaACAGtccttatataactatttttgttaaaataagatttttatccaatttatatacaagcttatatgtgctaaaatctccagcagaccaacggatcatccgatataattttttttcttcttctttagtctgtacgaccatgctggatataaagactttatgaatggcggaacgatacatagatgtgggtggggtatctgtgctagcgtagtaatactactgtagcagtagtgccgcaaaattagtaatagcagcaatatacatgaattaaaggtttaggccaactgctgggatccttgaggatcatttagcacttcttacaactactcgagaaatgagtttatacagccagaagttagattttctaataccaCAATGttcatgatagccttcattgttatcctgaattataacgaggtcaaagtgggtggagcctcatgaagtcatcattctgacgatcattattggtgaaggtttaaagccaaaatacagtaccgtatattttttttaaataagtagatagccgataaataaaaattgcttaacATTGGATACagtagttatcaaatcaagcttgtcttaccaactattccctacatcttgtcaatctgactgtgacctataaagtagattataatttcttaggacacttattttgggagttaaactaataatcgaagtgtttttgtatttattaacatattttgttggtttgttcattatgacaattatcagtggagaggattcagagttcataaaggtgtactactttgcttgtatttaaatttttgtcattgttgccagaggtatagccttcgttacgtatagccaatcatccatcgagaaagagggaagaaatgctgtcataagttacgtaacgagtgcgttcgaaaccttatcactgagtaagttggcccgtcttcaaaaaaagtcacttttacattataagtaacaaatttattcaacctacgtaatgcagaatacagtcaaaatttatgtgtagatataatgtgtattctgaataagcattatatctatgaaatgcatagataaaaagttattaccaaacaaccgtgttacagaagccctgaatctcatagtagctcaGCCTGAAAGGTTGGCAACCATAACATGGTTCAGGTGTTAATGGTGGTTACTGTAgcatccgaaccgcattatataacaaatgaatttctatcaccagaaatatattcctctggttccgcattggcaacAGCAGGGAGCAAACTCAGGAAACTAAATTGATAGGCCGGTaaaaaaaccacttgtccaataAGGAACTAGAGTGACCTGGTATTGGCTGCTAAACGTACTTGCTAAAGCAAGGTGAGACTTTGAAGAGCAGGCCATACCCTGTGAGGCATGCACTCTGCAGCTACACCTTGACTCAACCTGAAAGGTTGGCAGACACACAAGGTACAGGTGGAACTAGTGAGGCACAAGTACCCGATTGTAAGGTGCCCTGGTATTGGCAGCTGACCTAACTTGCTAAACCAAGGTGAGGTTGTGAAGTGCAGGCCACACAAGGGGTGGGACCCTGTGAGGCTTGCACTCTACAGTTACACATTAGCTCAGCCTGAAAGGTTGGCACCCGAACATAGTACAGGTGATACTAGTGAGGCAAAGGCACCTGATAGTGAGGGTGCCCTGGTATTGTTAGGTGACCTTATTTGCTAAACCAAGTTGCAGCTGCAAAGCACAGGCCACACAAGGCGTGGGACCCTGTGAGCCATGCACTCTGCAGCTACACCTTAGCTCAACCTGAAAGGCTGGCAGCCACACAAGGTACAAGTGGAACTAGTGAGGCACAAGCACCCAATTATAAGGTGTCCTAGTATTGGGAGCTGACCTTACTTGCTAAACCAAGGTGAGGCTGTGAAGAGCATGCCACACAAGGGGTGGGACCCTGAGAGGCATGCACTCTGCAGCTACACCTTAGCTCAGCCTTACTGGTTGGCAGCCACACAAGGTACAGGTGGAACTAGTGAGGCACAAGCACCCGATTGTAGGTTTCCTGGTATTGGCAGCTGATCTGACTTGCTAAACCAAGGTGAGGCTGTGAAGAGCATGCCACACAAGGGGTGTGACCCTGAGAGGCATGCACTCTGCAGTTACACCTTAGCTCAGCCTTACTGGTTGGCAGCCACACAAGGTACAGGTGGAACTAGTGAGGCACAAGCACCCGATTGTAGGTTTCCTGGTATTGGCAGCTGATCTGACTTGCTAAACCAAGGTGAGGCTGTGAAGAGCATGCCACACAAGGGGTGGGACCCTGAGAGGCATGCAGTCTGCAGCTACACCTTGGCTCAACCTGAAAGGTTGGCAGACACACAAGGTACAGGTGGAACTAGTGAGGCACAAGTACCCGATTGTAAGGTGCCCTGGTATTGGCAGCTGACCTAACTTGCTAAACCAAGGTGAGGTTGTGAAGTGCAGGCCACACAAGGGGTGGGACCCTGTGAGGCTTGCACTCTACAGTTACACATTAGCTCAGCCTGAAAGGTTGGCACCCGAACATAGTACAGGTGATACTAGTGAGGCAAAGGCACCTGATAGTGAGGGTGCCCTGGTATTGTTAGGTGACCTTATTTGCTAAACCAAGTTGCAGCTGCAAAGCACAGGCCACACAAGGCGTGGGACCCTGTGAGCCATGCACTCTGCAGCTACACCTTAGCTCAACCTGAAAGGCTGGCAGCCACACAAGGTACAGGTGGAACTAGTGAGGCACAAGCACCTAATTATAAGGTGCCCTAGTATTGGCAGCTGATGTGACTTTGGCCTAAACCCAACGGTGAGGCTGTGGAATACGCATGGCCAAAAAGGGGTCAAGGGGTGGGACCCTGAGAGGCATGCCACCTCTGCAGCCTCACAAACTTTATCTCAGCCGTTAATGGTTTGGCAGCCACACAAGGTACAGGTGGAACTATTGAGGCACAAGCACCCGATTATAAGGTGCCCTAGTATTGGGAGCTGACCTTACTTGCTAAACCAAGGTGAGGCTGTGAAGAGCATGCCACACATGGGGTAGGACCCTGAGAGGCATGCACTCTGCAGCTACACCTTAGCTCAGCCTTAATGGTTGGCAGCCACACAAGGTACAGGTGGAACTAGTGAGGCACAAGCACCCGATAGTAAGGTTTCCTGGTATTGGCAGCTGATCTGTCTTGCTAAACCAAGGTGAGGCTGTGAAGCACAGGCCACACAAGGGGTGGGACCCTGTGAGGCATGCACTCTGCAGCTACACCTTAGCTCAACCTGAAAGCCTGGCAGCCACACAAGGTACAGGTGGAACTAGTGGGGCACAAGCACCTGATTGTAGGTTTCCTGGTATTGGCAGCTGACCTGACTTGCTAAACCAAGGTGAGACTGTGAAGTGCAGGCCACACAAGGGGTGGGACCCTGTGATGCATCTACCCTGTAGCTGCCAACTTAGATCAGCCTGCACAGTTGGCAGTCATCATTTAGTACTTGTGGCATCAATGAGGCACAAGTACCTGATAATGAGGGTGCTCAGTGATTGGCTGCTGACTTTGCAGGTCAGACCAAGGTAAGGCAGAGAAATACATGTTGCACAGGGTTGGGGGAAGCACAGGACACTGGGTGGGGGGACCCTGTGGGGACCCTGTGCAAACCCTGTACAACATGCACTCCTCTGCTGCACCCAGGTTTGGCTTGCAAGGTCAGCAGTCAATCACAGAATACCCATAATGCCTACGGAATGTGCATCAATGGTTTCACATGTACTGCAATATTCTGCTTGCCTCCATATCAGGAGTACTCTTCTATCTAAGTACTGCCCCAGGGGCTGAAAGGAATCATGTCACCTGGACCACAGTGAAGGTCTCCTCCTGATCAAGATTGACTGTCCATCCACATGGTGCCTCAAAAGCAAGAACCTCCTGATCTGGTCTCTTCCAGATCAGGAGTACCTGTACAAGATCAGCAGCTACCAAATGGTACAGGTGGCACTGGTAAGGCACAAGCACCTGATAATGAGGGTACCCTGCTATTGGCTGCATACCTTGCTAAACCAAGCTGCACCTTGGCTCAGCCTGAAGGGTCGGCAGGCATTAGGTGGTACAGGTGTTACCAATGAGGCACATGCACCTGATAGTGAGGGTGTTCAGTGATTGGCTGCTGATTTTGCAGGTCAGACCAAGGTAAGGCAAAGAAGCGCATGTTGCACAGGGTTGGGGGGAAACACAGGACACCGGGTGGGGGAACCCGGCCACAGGGTGGGGGGACCCTGTGCAAACCCTGTACAACATGCACTCCTCTGCTGCACCCAGGTTTGGCTTGCAAGGTCAGCAGTCAATCACAGAACACCCATACTGCCAAATGCACATGCATCACTGGTGTCACGTGTACCACATAATTCTGCTCACCTCCAAATCAGGAGCACTTTTCTATCCATGGCTGCCTCAGAAGCAGGAACCTCTTCTGGTCTCCTCCAGATCAGGAGCACTCCATCCACATGGTGCCTCAGAAGCACGAACCTTGTCACCTGCACCACAAAGTCCTGATCTCCTCTAAATCAGGACCACCCATCCATCCATGTGGTGCCTCAGAAGCAGGAACCTTGCCTTAACCAAGACTCCTGATCAACTTTCTCTTCACAGGTTCACAATCCATAAACCTTCTACCTCATTAAATGTGGCCATAGTTCCACTTTGGTGGTTACATTTTCTTCTAATGGTTCGGCTCTACATCTCTTTCTTCCTCTGGAGGCCTTTCATCCCTATACAGAATGTCTTCTACGATGTTGGTTACATCCAACCATTGCCTCCTTAAGTATCCTCTATTGTCATACTGGGCATTGCTGAACTCCTGATTTTCTTCATGCCCAAGATCTTCACTTTCAGTTCCTGGTTTCTCTCCTTCAGCCTCTGTGATCTCATGCTCCTCCCTTGCAATGTGTTCTAACTCAAAATCCCTTTGAGCAATCCTGTGGAGAAGGCCCATCAACATGTATTTATCTTGCATTTTTAATGCTTCTTCCTGCATCCTTTGCTGTTCTCTGGCACATTTTTCTGCCTTTGCCATACTTCCCTCTAGTGTCCTACATTTCTCCTTTAATAGTTCACATTCTTTTGTAAGCTTTTCAATTGTATGCAGGTTCTGTTTCTCAGCCATCATGAAATTTAGGACTCTTTCCTCTGCGAATTTCAACTCGCTTTTCAATTTCTCCTCATTGCTCATAGCAACTACCTGGCCAACTTGCAAGCTCGCTACCTCTTTTTGCAAGCAGTCATTCTGTTCTAGCAAGCTTTTTTCTTGTTGCTCCTTCTCTACTAATATCTGCTGATATCTTATTTTCAAGTCAGTTATTTCCCTATCCTTGTCTCTCAACAGCTCTTTCTCTGTATGTAAGAGAGTTTCCAGCTCATTTCTTTGGAATGATAAACTTTCATAATCTACCTCCTTCTTCTGAAGTTTTCCTTGTAAATGTATACCCTGTTGTCGAAGCCTCTCAAGCTCCATGTCCTGTTCCTCGCACCGAGTTCTCACTTTAACAAGagcttcttctttctccttcacCAAACTACATGTCTCTGTAAGTGAGTCTTCTGCTTTTTTCAGTGAGAGCCCTAATTTCTGCACTTCGTTTAAATTTTCTCCCAATTTTTCCTCCAGATGTCTCTGTCTCTCATCATATTCCTCACATAACTTCCTCAACATATCTAGCTCTCTATTTTTCTCACTTATCTCCAGTAGCCATTGCTTTTCAATTTCGATTTTGAAATCTTGTTCCTCTTTGACAAAAGAGAGGGCTTTGCCTAATTTTTCTTGTAATATCTCTTGTTCCTCCTTCAGTTTATCTTGGTTAGCTAACAAATCTTTGATCTGCTGGTCTCTGGTCGCAATCATTTTGCCATAGAGACTTATCATCTCtgttttttcctcctctttttcctttAAGAGGCTTTCCAAATCCTGCATACGATTAGCCGACTCTTCTAGTTTTTCTTCCAAGAGTGTTTTGTCTGTCTTCAGCTTATCTTCGTTAGCCAACATATCTCTTATCTGATGGTCGTTGTTCTCGACCATTTTGTTATAAAGATTTGTCagctctcttttttcctttccttctatcTCCAAGAGCTTTTCTATATCTTCTAATTTCTCCTCCAAGAGCTCTTTATCCCTTTTAAGTTCCTCTTCCTTGGCTAACAAATCTTGCATTTGGTGATCCATATTCTCAATCCGAGTCTGACAATGATTTGTCAGCTCAGTGTTTTCTCGCTCCTTCTTAAAAAAACGGTTTTTCCATAAAAAACCTCTATGTTACAAAGGGCCTCCTGTAACTTTCCTTCCAAAACCTCATCAgcttccttcattttattttcttctgcaaTCGTATTCTCCATGTTACCGAGGGCCTCTCTTAGCTTTTCTTTCAAGAGCTCATTATCCTTTCGTAGGGCCTCCTCGTTAGCCAATAAATTTTGGACCTGCTCCACAAGGAGATTCATTAactctattttttcattttctttttctttcaataacctttccatatcctcatcttctttttctttcaataaCCTTTCCATATCCTCCATCTTAC
Coding sequences:
- the LOC135208287 gene encoding trichohyalin-like, giving the protein MDHQMQDLLAKEEELKRDKELLEEKLEDIEKLLEIEGKEKRELTNLYNKMVENNDHQIRDMLANEDKLKTDKTLLEEKLEESANRMQDLESLLKEKEEEKTEMISLYGKMIATRDQQIKDLLANQDKLKEEQEILQEKLGKALSFVKEEQDFKIEIEKQWLLEISEKNRELDMLRKLCEEYDERQRHLEEKLGENLNEVQKLGLSLKKAEDSLTETCSLVKEKEEALVKVRTRCEEQDMELERLRQQGIHLQGKLQKKEVDYESLSFQRNELETLLHTEKELLRDKDREITDLKIRYQQILVEKEQQEKSLLEQNDCLQKEVASLQVGQVVAMSNEEKLKSELKFAEERVLNFMMAEKQNLHTIEKLTKECELLKEKCRTLEGSMAKAEKCAREQQRMQEEALKMQDKYMLMGLLHRIAQRDFELEHIAREEHEITEAEGEKPGTESEDLGHEENQEFSNAQYDNRGYLRRQWLDVTNIVEDILYRDERPPEEERDVEPNH